One part of the Bacteroidia bacterium genome encodes these proteins:
- a CDS encoding NAD-dependent epimerase/dehydratase family protein encodes MPKSLVTGGAGFIGSHVARHCLDQGHEVVVLDDLSGGFEDHLPENVLFIKGSITDAKLVDALFDEFEFDYVYHLAAYAAEGLSHFIRCYNYNTNLIGSMNLINASVRHKVKCFVFTSSIAVYGAGQVPMIEDMVPQPEDPYGVSKYAVELDLKAAHEMFGLNYVVFRPHNVYGENQNIGDKYRNVIGIFMNQIMQKKPLTIFGDGEQTRAFSYIDDVAIPIATCVDIPASYNEVFNIGADKPYTVNRLAEVVSSQFKVELDVTHLRARNEVVDAYADHSKAHRVFGAGSGIDLEEGINRMASWAKRVGARQGQEFSNIEIREKLPQGWEVKSKA; translated from the coding sequence ATGCCTAAATCACTCGTTACAGGAGGAGCTGGATTCATTGGCTCTCATGTTGCCAGACATTGTTTGGATCAGGGCCATGAAGTTGTGGTGTTAGACGACTTAAGCGGTGGCTTTGAAGACCATCTTCCTGAGAATGTGCTCTTTATCAAAGGTTCAATTACGGACGCAAAATTGGTCGATGCGCTATTCGACGAATTTGAATTTGATTATGTATATCATCTTGCAGCTTATGCAGCAGAGGGTTTATCCCACTTTATCAGATGCTATAACTATAATACCAATTTAATCGGGAGCATGAATTTGATCAATGCTTCTGTAAGGCATAAAGTAAAATGCTTTGTCTTCACTTCATCTATCGCAGTATATGGTGCCGGTCAGGTGCCGATGATAGAGGATATGGTACCTCAGCCTGAAGATCCTTATGGCGTTTCTAAATATGCAGTTGAGTTGGATTTAAAAGCTGCACATGAAATGTTTGGGCTAAACTACGTAGTATTTCGTCCGCACAATGTATATGGGGAGAACCAAAACATCGGAGACAAATACAGAAATGTCATTGGTATCTTCATGAATCAAATCATGCAGAAAAAACCGTTGACCATTTTTGGAGATGGTGAACAGACGCGAGCTTTCAGTTATATAGATGATGTAGCGATTCCTATTGCGACCTGTGTTGACATTCCTGCTTCTTATAATGAAGTCTTCAACATTGGAGCAGACAAACCTTATACTGTGAATCGACTGGCTGAAGTTGTTTCCAGCCAATTTAAGGTTGAGCTGGATGTAACACACTTACGTGCAAGAAATGAAGTAGTAGATGCTTATGCAGATCACAGCAAAGCGCATAGGGTATTTGGAGCAGGGAGCGGCATCGATCTGGAAGAGGGGATCAACAGAATGGCCAGTTGGGCCAAACGTGTGGGAGCCAGACAAGGCCAGGAGTTTTCAAATATCGAGATTAGGGAAAAATTGCCACAAGGCTGGGAAGTAAAATCCAAAGCCTGA
- a CDS encoding MBOAT family O-acyltransferase, with product MLYNTLEFSILYIAVFLLYWFATNKNLRAQNILILVASYMFYGWWDWRFLSLVLGSSLTDFFVANQISKTEHKKHKQAWLFLSLFINLGLLGVFKYYGFFVDSFIDMFSMFGYQLNERSTSIVLPVGISFYTFQTLSYTIDVYRGRFKASKELVPFLAFVSFFPQLIAGPIERASNLLPQFFKSRKFDIVKAKDGLRQVLWGLFKKVVMADTLGLAVDNIIGYHETMSGSVLAMGVIFFAIQLYCDFSGYSDMAIGTARMLGFNLMRNFNYPFFARDMLDFWRRWHISLTTWFKDYVFLSMSKGKVVSDKWIVVRNYILTFTVSGLWHGANWTFVIWGLLHGLFQVPYLIWPKLRSKIQHTRPPFTLNGTFRAALQMGITLTLNLLALVFFFSESVSYAMSYFSHMFSSSLFSFPNIYRKELYWLILFMGVEWLMMYKKKVFPLQIAEWHPLLRWGVYYGLALVILYFNYDRRAFVYFQF from the coding sequence ATGCTATATAACACCTTAGAGTTTTCCATACTTTATATAGCGGTTTTCCTTCTCTATTGGTTTGCGACGAATAAAAATCTCCGTGCGCAGAACATCCTCATCCTCGTAGCGAGCTATATGTTCTACGGTTGGTGGGATTGGCGCTTTCTGAGTCTCGTATTAGGAAGCTCCCTGACGGATTTTTTCGTAGCCAATCAAATCTCAAAAACCGAGCATAAAAAACATAAGCAAGCATGGCTCTTCCTGAGCCTGTTTATCAACCTGGGTTTACTGGGGGTATTTAAGTACTACGGCTTTTTCGTTGATTCCTTCATCGACATGTTTAGCATGTTTGGATATCAACTCAATGAAAGGAGCACAAGCATTGTCTTGCCAGTAGGAATCAGCTTTTATACTTTTCAGACACTCAGCTATACCATCGATGTGTATAGAGGAAGATTCAAGGCAAGCAAAGAACTGGTTCCTTTTCTGGCCTTTGTCAGTTTCTTCCCTCAATTGATTGCCGGACCTATTGAAAGAGCCAGCAATCTTCTGCCGCAATTTTTCAAAAGCAGAAAGTTTGACATCGTCAAAGCCAAAGATGGGCTAAGACAGGTGCTCTGGGGCCTTTTCAAGAAGGTTGTGATGGCCGATACCCTGGGATTAGCTGTGGACAATATTATCGGCTACCATGAGACCATGAGTGGCAGTGTCCTTGCCATGGGCGTGATATTCTTTGCGATCCAACTTTATTGTGATTTCTCTGGCTATTCAGATATGGCCATAGGTACGGCTCGTATGCTAGGCTTCAACCTCATGCGAAATTTCAACTATCCCTTCTTCGCCCGCGATATGCTGGACTTCTGGAGGAGATGGCATATTTCGCTGACCACCTGGTTCAAAGACTATGTTTTCCTTTCTATGAGTAAGGGAAAGGTAGTTAGTGATAAATGGATCGTTGTTAGAAATTACATCCTGACCTTCACGGTCAGTGGCTTATGGCATGGGGCTAACTGGACCTTTGTGATCTGGGGCTTGCTTCACGGACTTTTTCAGGTTCCCTATTTGATTTGGCCCAAGCTACGTTCCAAAATCCAGCATACGCGTCCGCCTTTTACTCTCAATGGGACTTTTCGTGCGGCATTGCAGATGGGGATAACCCTAACCTTGAATTTGCTGGCCCTGGTCTTCTTCTTTTCAGAAAGTGTCAGTTATGCAATGAGCTATTTCTCCCATATGTTTAGTAGTTCCTTGTTTAGCTTCCCTAATATTTATCGAAAGGAACTCTATTGGTTGATTCTTTTTATGGGCGTGGAATGGTTGATGATGTATAAGAAAAAGGTATTCCCTCTTCAGATCGCAGAATGGCATCCCCTTTTGCGATGGGGAGTGTATTATGGATTGGCGCTGGTCATTTTGTATTTCAATTATGATCGCAGGGCATTCGTTTATTTTCAGTTTTAG
- a CDS encoding sugar transferase, whose translation MKAVSSKGNTIESKVSKADMGDLLANPIHEVHTQKILYIGPIAKQFSRKLLAFDYLGIPLNTSFKAYLWLEKMSESHNWSQKMDQDCDDLPCAIISDWELSDGMATDLFERLRKHETLKEIPFIILAEDISQEMKLKAVQSKVDDLYPVDVKLEDLTSRIAFLQQYKSRTLELNNEQDKEEEFRIPVGKRIFDVLVSLTLLLLCAPVLLLTALIIKLESKGPIFYVSKRAGTGYKVFNFYKFRSMFSGSDEQLETVLHLNQYKQAEDKNIDSHERCIHCIVEGNMCSSPIMINGNQMCEKSYKKVQDADGRRSSFIKIKNDPRITPFGQILRNTSLDEIPQLINVLKGDMSIVGNRPLPLYEAEQLTTDYWAKRFLAPAGITGLWQVKRRGKAYMSEEERKRMDVAYADNASFWNDLKIVIQTIPALLQRKSV comes from the coding sequence ATGAAGGCGGTTAGTTCCAAAGGAAATACGATAGAAAGCAAGGTCTCTAAAGCGGACATGGGCGATCTATTGGCTAATCCCATTCATGAGGTCCATACGCAAAAAATCCTCTACATTGGACCTATCGCCAAACAATTCAGTCGAAAATTATTGGCGTTCGATTATCTGGGCATTCCCCTGAATACTTCTTTCAAAGCCTATCTCTGGTTGGAGAAAATGAGTGAATCGCACAATTGGTCCCAAAAAATGGATCAGGACTGCGATGATCTGCCTTGTGCGATTATTTCGGACTGGGAGCTTTCAGATGGAATGGCAACTGATCTCTTTGAGCGCCTGAGGAAGCATGAGACCTTAAAAGAGATTCCGTTTATCATACTGGCAGAGGATATCAGCCAGGAAATGAAATTGAAAGCAGTACAAAGCAAAGTCGACGATCTATATCCTGTAGATGTCAAACTGGAGGATCTGACCAGTAGAATTGCCTTCCTCCAGCAATATAAAAGTCGTACCCTGGAGCTTAATAATGAGCAGGATAAAGAAGAGGAATTTCGCATTCCTGTGGGAAAAAGAATCTTCGATGTTCTGGTTTCCCTGACGCTCCTCCTGCTATGCGCTCCCGTATTGCTTTTGACCGCGCTGATTATAAAACTGGAATCAAAAGGACCGATTTTTTATGTTTCGAAAAGAGCGGGTACCGGCTACAAGGTTTTCAATTTCTATAAATTCCGATCTATGTTCTCCGGCTCAGACGAGCAATTGGAGACTGTACTTCACCTCAATCAGTACAAACAAGCAGAAGATAAAAATATAGATAGCCATGAAAGGTGTATTCATTGCATTGTGGAAGGAAACATGTGCTCCTCTCCCATAATGATCAATGGAAACCAAATGTGCGAAAAATCTTATAAGAAAGTTCAGGACGCTGACGGACGTCGCTCCTCATTTATCAAAATCAAAAACGATCCTCGAATCACTCCTTTCGGTCAAATACTGAGAAATACCAGTCTTGACGAAATCCCCCAACTTATCAATGTACTCAAAGGGGATATGTCTATCGTAGGTAATCGTCCATTACCTCTTTACGAAGCAGAGCAACTAACTACCGATTATTGGGCAAAACGCTTCCTCGCACCTGCCGGCATCACTGGACTCTGGCAAGTAAAAAGACGAGGTAAAGCCTATATGTCTGAAGAAGAAAGAAAAAGAATGGATGTGGCTTATGCAGACAATGCCAGTTTCTGGAATGATCTGAAAATTGTCATCCAAACCATTCCCGCACTTCTTCAACGAAAATCCGTGTGA
- a CDS encoding flippase: MKIKGSYWLKSGAYTFLERFALQLFRFGSFFLLVRGLTRQLFGIWTIFLLVTSIIEMLRFGLIQNALVKYISTQEDHKVKGRINTASIILNLAVTFLTSVIVFILAQVADRAFQVHVLDQILYLFIFTNVALIPLVQMQVIQQANLDFKAIFLSNLLRTGIFFGYVLYVYLDPNQAYSLMLLAVAQVFAAIAAAILSIILGRKYLNFSGKLDRDWLKELFWYGKFVLGTNIASMLNKSIDQLMLGLLINPIATAVYGTAIKIANLIEVPTQSVAAIVFPKSAQKAEKEGKGSVKGLYEKSVGVILAVIIPGILFVLLFPEFVLQVVAGDKYMDAVPLLRLTMLYGLLIPFARQFGVIMDSMGKPQINFFMVVASAALNVVFNFFFISQFGIIGAAYATLTTLLLLFIANQYILYKEIGSNPFNAIMYSQKVYANGFRLLWNKLVIRDKANIPGNILPTTKSEPDAQQGS, translated from the coding sequence ATGAAGATAAAGGGATCATATTGGCTCAAGTCAGGGGCATACACCTTTTTGGAACGATTTGCGTTGCAGCTATTTCGTTTCGGAAGTTTCTTCCTGCTTGTCAGAGGCCTTACCCGGCAGCTGTTCGGAATATGGACCATTTTTCTTCTTGTCACCTCCATCATTGAGATGCTGAGATTTGGCTTGATCCAAAATGCACTGGTCAAATACATCAGTACACAAGAAGATCATAAAGTCAAAGGAAGAATCAATACGGCATCTATCATTCTCAATTTAGCCGTTACCTTTCTGACCTCCGTCATCGTCTTTATCCTGGCTCAGGTTGCTGACCGGGCATTCCAGGTACATGTACTGGATCAGATTCTTTACCTCTTCATTTTTACCAATGTGGCCCTTATCCCTTTGGTACAAATGCAGGTAATCCAACAGGCAAATCTGGACTTTAAGGCTATTTTCCTCAGCAATTTACTTCGGACAGGCATATTCTTTGGCTATGTACTCTATGTATATTTAGATCCCAATCAAGCCTATAGTCTGATGCTGCTGGCAGTAGCTCAGGTCTTCGCTGCCATTGCTGCTGCGATCCTATCAATCATACTAGGCAGGAAATACCTCAATTTCTCTGGCAAGCTCGATCGAGATTGGCTCAAAGAGCTTTTTTGGTATGGGAAATTTGTATTGGGGACCAATATAGCCTCCATGCTCAACAAGAGTATAGATCAATTGATGCTTGGACTACTCATCAATCCCATTGCAACAGCTGTATATGGTACGGCAATAAAAATTGCCAATCTGATAGAAGTTCCTACTCAATCGGTAGCAGCCATTGTTTTTCCAAAAAGTGCACAGAAAGCAGAAAAAGAAGGCAAAGGTTCTGTTAAAGGATTGTATGAGAAATCTGTAGGGGTAATCCTGGCAGTGATTATTCCGGGCATCCTCTTTGTCTTGCTCTTCCCCGAGTTCGTGCTTCAGGTAGTAGCCGGGGATAAATATATGGATGCTGTACCCTTATTGAGGTTGACCATGTTGTATGGCTTACTCATTCCCTTCGCTCGTCAATTTGGAGTGATTATGGATTCGATGGGGAAACCACAGATCAATTTCTTTATGGTAGTTGCCAGTGCTGCGCTTAATGTGGTCTTCAATTTCTTCTTTATCTCTCAGTTTGGGATCATTGGTGCCGCCTATGCAACCTTGACGACCCTGCTTCTGCTATTCATCGCAAACCAGTATATCCTCTACAAAGAAATTGGGAGCAATCCCTTCAATGCCATCATGTACTCCCAAAAGGTGTATGCTAATGGATTTCGCCTGCTCTGGAATAAATTGGTGATTCGCGACAAGGCCAACATTCCTGGCAATATTCTTCCTACCACAAAGTCCGAACCTGATGCCCAGCAAGGTTCCTGA
- a CDS encoding response regulator — translation MGKKKHQILVVDDDPNIRMLLEFLLRKKYSITTRPDGLNGLAWISAGNLPDLIILDIDMPIINGFEFLSRIRESGLYRDIPVVMLSGYEEDEVKEKCLSKGQCAYLLKPFNPEEVFSTIEQLLTVEMAA, via the coding sequence ATGGGGAAGAAAAAACATCAAATATTAGTAGTAGATGATGATCCGAATATTCGGATGCTGCTGGAATTTCTCCTAAGAAAGAAATACAGCATCACTACCCGTCCTGATGGTTTGAATGGCCTCGCATGGATCAGTGCAGGAAATCTACCGGACCTTATCATCCTTGATATTGATATGCCGATCATCAATGGATTTGAGTTTCTCAGTAGAATCAGGGAAAGTGGATTGTACAGAGATATACCTGTAGTTATGCTTTCCGGATATGAGGAAGATGAAGTAAAAGAGAAGTGCTTGAGTAAAGGGCAGTGTGCCTATTTGTTGAAGCCCTTCAATCCGGAAGAAGTTTTCTCTACTATTGAGCAATTATTAACGGTCGAAATGGCGGCTTAA
- a CDS encoding O-antigen ligase family protein — protein MQRTLFNLGQEPIKDHPVSELKRKLYQEFIIDRFDSPLGYLIFMCIGFALAYFIGKGGVDTAFFLLGMSIGLPALIASVFHLRFGLFMTLIASVFVLGVKRFIDDAVPLGVYIDASVLALIFGLLVKQTRERDLSFIKHPLSAFVLFWIGFSLFQGLNPHPSSIIPWVYTVRHIAFLMLIYFVALYVLDRPIYIRNLLRLWIGLASLGALYGLKQEIWGFAAFEYDWVMDDPEIFELFFVADRFRVFSFFSDPTVFGIMMAASALMCIPFIYDKKLDIVKRIILGVLASLMLVAMIFSGTRTAYIIFPAGLFFMTAMNPKKEMFISSGVVLLIGLGLLVVPTDNTQILRLRTAFNPETTESFQTREQNQAYIQPIIKDYPIGNGLGTTGIWGQRFAPERLLSQFPPDSGYVRLGVETGWIGLLFFCTFMAAILWTAVRTYFGAKKDSSKRYALAFFGFLFAMILAHYPQQAITQLPNSIMFYISIAVIIRIGNIRWPEDRSAYLIE, from the coding sequence ATGCAGCGAACCTTATTTAATTTAGGGCAAGAGCCCATCAAAGACCACCCCGTCTCTGAACTGAAAAGGAAGCTCTATCAGGAATTTATCATTGATCGTTTTGATTCGCCACTCGGCTATCTGATCTTCATGTGTATCGGATTTGCCCTGGCATACTTCATTGGAAAAGGAGGAGTTGATACTGCTTTTTTCCTCTTGGGGATGTCGATTGGTTTACCCGCCTTGATTGCATCTGTATTTCATTTGCGATTTGGCTTATTCATGACCCTCATAGCCTCGGTTTTTGTTTTGGGGGTAAAACGATTTATAGATGATGCTGTTCCCTTGGGAGTTTATATAGATGCCAGTGTCTTAGCTCTTATTTTTGGTTTACTGGTAAAGCAAACCCGCGAAAGGGATTTATCCTTTATCAAACATCCCTTAAGTGCATTTGTCCTGTTTTGGATCGGATTCAGTCTTTTTCAGGGCTTAAATCCTCATCCCAGTTCGATCATTCCCTGGGTGTATACCGTCAGGCATATTGCCTTTCTCATGCTGATCTATTTTGTGGCGCTTTATGTGCTTGACAGACCTATCTATATCCGAAATCTACTTCGCTTATGGATCGGATTGGCGAGTTTGGGAGCTTTGTATGGATTAAAGCAGGAGATCTGGGGATTTGCAGCATTTGAATATGATTGGGTCATGGATGATCCGGAAATTTTCGAACTCTTTTTCGTTGCAGATCGATTCAGGGTTTTCTCTTTCTTTTCTGATCCGACCGTATTTGGAATCATGATGGCAGCCAGTGCACTCATGTGCATCCCTTTCATTTATGATAAAAAGCTGGACATCGTAAAAAGAATCATCCTGGGCGTGCTGGCAAGTCTTATGCTGGTAGCCATGATATTCTCAGGTACACGTACCGCTTATATTATTTTCCCTGCAGGCCTATTTTTCATGACTGCCATGAATCCCAAAAAGGAAATGTTTATCAGTAGTGGCGTTGTCCTACTGATTGGCTTAGGTTTGCTCGTTGTTCCCACTGACAATACTCAGATTTTAAGGCTCCGCACAGCCTTTAATCCAGAAACTACGGAGTCCTTTCAAACCCGCGAACAGAATCAGGCATATATACAGCCAATCATAAAAGATTATCCGATAGGAAACGGTTTAGGCACAACAGGAATCTGGGGCCAGAGATTTGCTCCAGAAAGACTCTTATCACAATTCCCTCCTGATAGTGGTTACGTAAGACTGGGAGTAGAAACCGGATGGATAGGTTTGCTATTCTTCTGCACCTTTATGGCAGCTATTTTATGGACGGCTGTGAGAACCTATTTCGGAGCGAAAAAGGACTCTTCCAAACGTTACGCCCTGGCTTTCTTTGGATTTCTATTTGCCATGATTCTTGCGCATTATCCTCAGCAAGCCATTACACAGCTTCCAAATAGCATCATGTTTTACATTTCTATCGCCGTAATCATCCGAATTGGCAACATCAGATGGCCCGAAGACAGGAGTGCATATTTGATTGAATAA
- a CDS encoding glycosyltransferase, whose amino-acid sequence MPSKVPDMLILALARWDAPYSSTAFSLAKALSKKQRVFLIDNPFTWKDFILGLKNAQIRRRWKALILAQGTISNPLDDFPQLHICIAPLMLPINWLPKGKLYNLFSRINQHRMKRFIRKTLKRQSIASFHFLNIFNPFYPISREELPDSLSASYYSVDKISESVYIQKHGSYLEKELLPKMDHILTTSSALRDELNKYTQKEVSFLPNAAESSFFQQALEKTFERPDIFGERDQKIVLYVGAIGLRIDFDLLEKVVQEYPHFRFVFIGPKGNHYDPVLEKYDQVHFTGAIPQRQLLPYFQHASAAIIPFKVNALTAAIYPLKIHEYLSAGIPVISSSFSADIDAFQKEIFLAQNHFSFGKLIEKAIQEDTKSLRLKRSSVASQHSWDSRASELQVFLDHSH is encoded by the coding sequence ATGCCCAGCAAGGTTCCTGATATGCTCATATTGGCGCTTGCCCGTTGGGATGCTCCCTATAGTTCCACTGCATTTTCTCTCGCCAAAGCGCTTTCAAAAAAGCAAAGGGTTTTTCTTATAGACAATCCTTTCACCTGGAAAGATTTTATCCTTGGCCTCAAGAATGCTCAAATCCGTAGAAGATGGAAAGCCCTGATTCTGGCCCAAGGAACAATTAGCAATCCTCTGGATGACTTTCCCCAACTCCATATTTGCATAGCTCCTCTGATGCTCCCCATCAATTGGCTACCGAAGGGAAAGCTCTATAATTTGTTTTCCCGGATCAATCAGCATAGGATGAAAAGATTTATTCGGAAAACTCTGAAAAGGCAATCGATAGCATCCTTTCATTTCCTCAATATCTTTAATCCTTTTTATCCCATCTCTCGAGAAGAATTGCCCGATTCACTTTCAGCCAGCTATTATTCGGTAGATAAAATTTCGGAGTCTGTCTATATCCAAAAGCATGGAAGCTATCTCGAAAAGGAGCTTCTGCCAAAAATGGATCATATACTGACGACCTCTTCAGCACTCAGAGATGAATTAAACAAATACACCCAAAAGGAAGTAAGTTTCCTCCCCAATGCTGCCGAAAGTTCTTTTTTTCAGCAGGCACTGGAAAAAACCTTCGAGCGTCCAGACATTTTTGGAGAAAGGGATCAAAAAATAGTCCTCTATGTAGGAGCGATTGGGTTACGGATCGATTTTGACTTATTGGAAAAAGTAGTTCAGGAATACCCGCATTTTCGCTTTGTTTTCATTGGTCCCAAGGGCAATCACTACGATCCGGTTTTGGAAAAATATGATCAGGTCCACTTCACAGGTGCCATTCCCCAGAGACAACTTCTGCCCTATTTCCAACATGCCTCGGCAGCCATCATCCCCTTCAAAGTAAATGCCCTTACCGCCGCTATCTACCCCTTAAAGATCCATGAGTACCTCTCAGCAGGAATTCCGGTAATTAGCAGCTCCTTTTCAGCAGATATAGATGCTTTCCAGAAAGAAATCTTTCTCGCCCAAAACCATTTTTCCTTTGGAAAGTTAATAGAGAAAGCAATTCAGGAGGACACAAAGTCGTTGAGACTAAAGAGAAGCTCAGTTGCTAGCCAGCATAGTTGGGATTCCAGAGCATCGGAACTACAGGTATTTTTGGATCATTCACATTAG
- a CDS encoding T9SS type A sorting domain-containing protein yields the protein MRRLFLLSLINLFGFCLFAQDLPWPAESPSPDGYGYTWKTNSASGGPQYSWVEISNTGTVVEGLGDDNFVGPIPLGIDFEFYWLNKTEVWIASNGHISFAPYVIASNADGFPPSPRSTDGKNDLIAPYLSDLNAGENEGGNPNLGEVLYLSDVANNRFIVTYKNIPYWVNNADGWQGANTFQVILDGNDNSITFQYKTMFGDWSPAYNSADYPFTVGIEAITGTFGMSATGTSPVGVTDKPVNQTAIQFIPPTSPSPVTDVGVSSVGPSGDKGFFVPWNPFPLEEEPRFRLRGKIRNFGSADVNSAIIIQTQVTDSLELLYVNEIDTLYGGLSAGQEREFVFEDVFYPAFESSYDYDVRILNSNTFGDINPGNDQEAAEMITIDTSKADIILSYINRDEPEFVTNPNLTAEDDGQGLFFAPPAYPATVKELQFRIARLSVDPISPGLEIADVGLYGVSQDGSIPGPELYRTSFTGNDLDPANFDGDYFRVVLPTPVTLTEGGFYVGWFQEQSIIGLSIGGTAPISGQSFEVSSGTWAPDRNANTQEFFIRAIISLDDNAVYTPIDKEIEDLARFEAYPNPNEGSFTLEVELDNPSELGIKVYDLAGNKVYLEFEPVLSRYSKVMDLSHLSQGMYILQISTAKGVQSKRIIIR from the coding sequence ATGAGACGATTATTTCTACTTTCCCTCATAAATCTATTCGGTTTTTGTCTTTTCGCCCAGGATTTACCCTGGCCTGCTGAGAGCCCCTCTCCGGATGGTTATGGATATACCTGGAAAACAAATTCCGCTTCTGGAGGCCCTCAATATAGTTGGGTGGAGATTTCTAATACTGGAACAGTTGTGGAAGGATTGGGCGACGATAATTTTGTTGGTCCCATTCCCCTCGGAATTGATTTTGAATTTTACTGGCTAAATAAAACGGAGGTATGGATCGCTTCAAATGGCCATATCTCATTTGCTCCTTATGTAATTGCATCTAATGCAGATGGATTTCCTCCTTCTCCCCGCTCTACTGATGGTAAGAATGATTTGATTGCCCCATATCTTTCTGACCTGAATGCAGGAGAAAACGAAGGTGGTAACCCCAATTTGGGAGAAGTGTTGTACCTGAGTGATGTGGCCAATAACCGCTTCATCGTTACCTATAAAAATATTCCTTATTGGGTGAATAATGCCGACGGATGGCAAGGAGCAAATACCTTTCAGGTAATTCTTGACGGAAATGATAATAGCATTACTTTCCAGTACAAGACCATGTTTGGCGATTGGTCTCCGGCTTATAATTCGGCTGATTATCCTTTTACGGTTGGGATCGAAGCTATCACAGGAACTTTTGGCATGAGTGCTACCGGGACAAGCCCTGTAGGGGTGACTGATAAACCCGTCAATCAAACGGCTATTCAGTTCATACCTCCAACTAGTCCTTCTCCGGTTACAGACGTAGGAGTGAGTTCTGTAGGTCCTTCAGGGGACAAAGGCTTTTTCGTTCCATGGAATCCATTTCCCCTGGAAGAAGAACCTCGATTTCGCTTGAGAGGAAAGATTAGAAACTTTGGTAGTGCAGACGTAAATAGCGCGATCATTATCCAGACCCAGGTTACAGATTCCCTGGAGTTACTGTATGTAAATGAAATTGATACCCTATATGGAGGATTAAGCGCAGGTCAGGAAAGAGAATTCGTTTTTGAAGACGTTTTCTATCCAGCCTTTGAGAGTTCGTATGATTATGATGTACGGATTCTGAATTCGAATACTTTTGGTGATATCAATCCGGGTAATGATCAGGAAGCTGCTGAGATGATTACCATTGATACGAGTAAGGCGGATATTATTTTGTCTTACATCAATCGGGATGAACCTGAGTTTGTTACCAATCCAAACCTTACAGCTGAAGATGATGGACAAGGATTGTTCTTTGCACCTCCTGCTTATCCTGCAACGGTTAAGGAATTGCAGTTCAGGATTGCTCGACTTAGTGTAGATCCGATTTCACCGGGACTCGAGATCGCTGATGTAGGATTATATGGAGTAAGTCAGGATGGTTCCATTCCTGGCCCAGAGCTATACAGGACTTCTTTCACCGGGAATGATCTGGATCCAGCAAATTTTGATGGAGATTATTTCAGGGTTGTATTGCCCACTCCTGTGACGCTTACTGAAGGAGGATTTTATGTAGGTTGGTTTCAGGAGCAGTCAATAATAGGACTTTCTATAGGAGGTACGGCTCCTATTTCTGGTCAGAGCTTTGAAGTTTCCAGTGGTACCTGGGCGCCTGATCGTAATGCAAACACTCAGGAGTTCTTCATTCGCGCGATCATCTCTCTGGATGATAATGCCGTGTACACGCCGATCGACAAAGAGATTGAAGATCTGGCTAGATTTGAGGCTTATCCCAATCCCAATGAGGGCTCATTTACCCTGGAAGTTGAGTTGGATAATCCTTCAGAACTGGGGATCAAGGTGTATGACCTTGCCGGTAATAAAGTATATCTGGAATTTGAGCCGGTTCTTAGCCGATATTCCAAAGTTATGGATCTGAGCCACTTGAGTCAGGGGATGTACATCCTCCAAATCAGTACGGCAAAAGGAGTTCAAAGCAAAAGAATTATAATCCGATAA